The genome window ACCCTAGCGGGCGGGGCAGTGGGTCACAGCGGGGCCCATTGTGACGCGTCTCCGTGCCCCTGAGGTGCAGCCGTGACAGCGCCGTGCCCCGCACTTTCTGTCAGGACTCTGTCAGGACAGGAGCAGGCCGACGCCGCCCGCCGCCCTTCAGAGCAAATCGCAGCATTTCCTTCCACCCCGGCCGCCCAGGCCCTACCCCCTCCCCAACCTCAGCCCTCATCCTCTGCGATGGCAGAGAGAGCTGCCCCCCGCCCCTCGGAGGCCAAGGAGAAGCACAGGGCCCCCCCGGAGCCCGCTGCTGCACCGCTCGGTGAGTGAGGGTCCCCGCAGGGCCAGGGGGGAGCGCCTTCTGCTGGAGGCTGCCTCTGGGGCTGCGCAGGGCGGCTGAGGGCAGAGCCCCTCCTCTCCTCACTCTGCTCTGGGCTCCTCTGACCCCAAACCTGAACCCTAACCCCAGCCCTAATGCCAAGACAGGCCTTAACACTGACTgtaaccccaaccccaacctcgatcctaaccctaaccccaaccctaaACCTGACTTGAATTccaaccctaaccccaaccctgACCCCACCCCATCCCCTACCCCCACTTCCCTGTTCAGACGCTTCCAAGCCGGCCGTGTACGCCCTGGAGCCTGAAGCGGTCGACACCATTGAGGCCTTTGTCCGGAGCACAGAGAAGGTGAAGGTGACAGTGGCCGCAGCCATCGTGGCAGTGCCCGTCCCCCCCGCAccccctgcagctgcaggagggctgtgccCCCCGGGCTCCCTCCATTTACGCTCCCCCCGCTCTCTGGCGGCCGCAGGACAAGGAGCAGAAGATGAAATTCCTGCGGAGCATCTGCACCGTCTGCAACACGGCAGCGGAGAGGAACATGGTGCAGGGACTGAgtgtcttctgctgctgcaacgAACTGGCCAAGAACATCACAGTGAGGAGCGGTGGGGACCCAGGGCAGGGGGACAACGGGCGGCTCCAGTCCTCctggtgctgggagcactgggagcccGGTGCCATCCATCCCACTGTGCTgcgcaggagctgctggcagaggagcCCCGGGCAAAGCTGTGCTTCCAACTGTGGCAGCTCGCCATGGCTGCCATCACCGCCCTCAGGTACTGCCCCACGCCGGGATGGCCCCGCAGCGCCTGGAtggccccacagccctgggggATGGCCAAAGGGCAGAGGAagtcctgcagccctgctgggtcTTGGCTCTAACGCTGACCCTAGCCCTGACCCAACCATCATGATAATCCTcaccccaacccacccccaccacagcagctctcaggactccctctgccccacacatccccaTGGAGGAGGGTGTTCCAGCGTTGCCCTCCAGCTCTGCGGAGTGCTGCCTGTGGGGGAGTCCGGTCCCCATCCTGCAGCGCAGCGCTCCCAACGCTGCAGTCCCTGTTTTTGCAGCACGGTTAAGGCGGCATTGGAGGAGAAGATCCATCTCTTGGTAGTGTGCTTCCAGAGCATCCTCCTGTTTCCCTCAGAGCAGGACCTGAACGTGAGCCTTTACTCCGAGGTGGGtgccagggagctgcaggaccCCCCCTTCTTGTGGGATGGAGTCTCGCTGTGAcccccccgctcccctcccTTCTGAACTCCCCGCTCTGTCCCTCCTGCAGACCCTGAAGGCTCTGGACCGGATGCTGCACACGCTGGTGTTCGTCCACCCCTCAGCCAGCGTTGGCAAGGAGCTGCACAGCATCTTCCAGGTGGGCTCTGCCTGATGGAGCTGCACGGAGGAGGGGTgttcctccccccccctcccccaccccaaaaACCTTCTGGGATGATCTGGGGGGTGGCggggcagggcagagcagcagctcctcttcctgcaggtgctgctgcctttcacCTGCTCACAGAGCGCGGCTGTGCGCCAGAGGGTAGTGGGGCGATTCTGGAAGTTGAGCCATTCGCTAGTGCACTTCTGCCAGGGCAGGGTAAGAGGCCGACCTCTCTGGTGTGGGGGTCTTTGTCCCTCCTTTTCCCCGCTCTGCCCACCCTGCTTCCATGGCTGGGGGTGCACTCAGCGTTCTGTTCTCTGCACACAGCCTCATCGCTCCTTGGGACGAACCAGCTCGGTCCGCTACCAAGAGCTCCACGTGCCCATGCTGGGGCGCCTGGTGGGAAGCCTCCTCCTGTGCTGCGCCTTCCCGGAGGACAGGACGCACTTTCTTGCTTTGCAAGCTCTCCGTCAGCTCTACACATTTATCCTGGGGAGAACTCGTAAGGCGACGGCTGCTGACCGCCTCCATCCATCGCAGACGTCCCACGGGGCCAAGCGTGGATGGCACTGTGTcggctgctgctctgagcagccaaGGAGTGGAACCCCATGGGGTCGGGGAGCTGCGCCCCACGGCCCCGCGCTCGGGGTGGGGGCAGCTGTCCCACTCCCCACACAGTGCTCCCATCTCACATACCATggcttgttctcatttccaGGCTGGGAAGCGCGGTCGGAGGAGCAGGACAAACTCAAGCAGTGGGAAGCTGACCACGAGTTCTCCCTCTCCTGGACCACCAACACCACGATCATTTTGCAGGTGAGTAGAGCTTGCCACGCTGGGACTCGTGGCCATGGGGTTGGTAGGGATAGGGGGAACACGGCTGATGTTGCATTCCCCCCCTCTGTGTTTgtgccttcccctccccccagaGCTTTGTGAAACACCTCCACTCTTGGGAGAAGACTGACCTTTTCCTTGTGGCGCTGTGGGGCATGAGGGACTGCAGCAACTACAACACCCAGGTGGCTACCACCATGCTGTCCATCCTGATGCTCTACTTCAACCCTACGGCCGACGATGTGAGCAACTGGCAGCTGCTTGCCAGGGGGCTGAGCCTATGGGGGagtggggttggggttgggttgggtccTGGGGGTTAGGATTGGAGTCAGGGTTGGGTGCTGGAtgttggggttgggttgggtgctggaaggctgcattGGGTTGGGCTGTCTCGCACGGTATCGGTCTGATTTGGGACTTGAGGGCTCTTGGCCCATCTTGGGGTGGCCcggagtgcagctctgctgttgctgcatCCCTTCCAGGTGCAGCGGATCCTGATGGAAATCCACAGGAGCAGGAAGCTGATCACAGAGCAGCGGGCGCAGACGACCATCGAGGGCACCTTGTCCTGGCTGGCCAACTCCAGCCCTCGCGCAGTGACACTCAGCCTGCTGCGCTGCTCCCCCACCTGCAACAAGTGCGCTGCCCCCACGCCACGTGGAGAGGGACCCCCAGCCCCCAAGGACAGGGATCAGCATCCCATGTGGAGAGGGACTCCACCCAATGCGGAGAGGGATCTTCAACCCATAGATAGAAGGACCCCCACCCCACTCATGGAGGAGCTCCCACTGAGgatggctctgtgctgcagggacacgTGGGAACTGTGGGAGATGGCGTTGTCCTTGGTGAGCGTGGTGCCACAgatggtgcaggagctgctgcagctgctggagatcGCGCCGCTGGACCAGGAGACCAAGACCGGCGGGCTTCCCCTGGCCGTGAGTTTAGGGGTCCCTGGGGAACCCTCCCCCCCAACTGTAGGGGAGCGGCTCAGTGCTGAGCGCTGCCTGGGTGCTTTCCGCAGGCGACCACGGTGCTGCACAAGATCCTGCAGTGCCGGAAGTACGGCGCGGAGGTGCGCCTGTTTTTCCCAGAGCTTTTTGTGGCGCTCATCTTCCAGCTGGTGTCATCCAGGGAGCTCGCTCCGCTGGAGGAGACCACTGTTAATGAGGACCAGTTCCGCCCGTCCGCGCCCGCCCCTGCCATCAGGTACCGCTGCCATGCCCGCCGCTGACCCCTGACACCACGCTGACCCCTGGCTCTTTGCTGCCCATGACCCCATGCTGCCCCCTGGCTCTTTGCTGCCCCCTGACCACACACTGCCCATTTCTGCGCAGGACGGTGCTGGAGGTGATGCACAGTTTGCTGCTGTGCGCGGAGCTGGACCAGCTGGTGTGCTCCATGGACAGACACCAGCTGTGGAAGGGGCTGCTGGGTTCTGCCACGTGGCAGAGTGGCCTGCACTCCCTCTCCAGGTATGGCCCCAAGCCCCTCCCACATGGTGCCCCACACTGCCCTACACGGTGCCCTACACGGTGCCCCACATGGTGCCCCACATGCTGCCCCACGCACTGCACCACATGTTGCCCCATGCAGTGCTCCACACTCTGTCCCACATGCTGCCCTATGCACTGTCCCACACTGTCCCACACACTGCCACGTGTACTGCCCAACATGCCACCCCGTGCACTGCCTCACACACCGCCTTCCTGAAATAAGTAGGGAATGAGATGGGGAGTGTGCAGGGGGAGCTGAAGCCTGGTGGGCCAATGGAAGAGcatgctgtggggcaggatgggCTGTTCTGGTCTCCCCCACCGTGGACCCGGTGGGGTCAGACCCCCACCTGAGCTcacccccctgccccacaggaTGATGGTGAGGACCTGCCGGGGTCAGTGTGCCCGTGTCTTCAGCcacctgcagaagctgctgcagaacaacGAGCTGCAGTGGAGGGAGGTCCCTGCCATCACATTCTACATGGAGGTGTGTCCCTTCGGGGAGTTGGGGGAGCTGagccccctcctgccctgccccccGCTCACCACCACGCATTCCAGCTGCGGAGCtgcgaggagctgcaggaggaggacaCCTGCGCCCAGAAGATCTTCAAGAAATAcacctgcagcaagcagctcaagagcagggagctggcgCTGCACGGGCTGCGAGGCCTGTACGCAGGGAggatgcagctgctgctgcccgatgcactgcagtggctgcagaacACGCGGGCCGACATCAAGGTGCAGgccatgcagctgctgcaggacatcGCGGCTCAGCACCCCGCCAGCATGCGGAGCGTGCTCAGCCAGCTGGCAAcgcagctgctctgctgcttcaaTGAGGTGAGGCGcgtggggcagcagggagcagccaccCCCCCCTCGGCACCGTGCATTGCTCAGCACCCCCCAATGTGTGCCCCCCCAGGACAGCGTGGAGGTACGCTCGTGCTCCATGGAGCTCTTCGCGGTGCTGCTGACGGTACCAGGCaagaggcagctgctgccgcAGGCGGAGAGGAGTCTGCTGCCGCTCTTCATCCGCATGAATGAGGACTTCCCCAGCGTGGCCCAGGTGGGGGCAGCTCGTGGTGTCATGGGATCACGGGGTCACCTGGCACGACCCCAGCCCGCCCTGTTGAGTCACAGCACCATGAAGGCTGGAGGGGCCTCTAAGGTCGCTGGGTCTGACCAGCAACCCCCTCCACACCCACCCATACAGTCCTCCCAGATCCCTCACCCCCAAGCCCCCCCAGACCCTGTGGGCTGGTACCGGCTGTGGTGCCGTTCcagggtggggatggagggggggCCCCGGGCTCTCCCGCCAACACTCCCCTGTGTTGCTGCCCCCCAGGCTGCTCAGAATGCCCTCACCCATGCCGCCAAGCTCCTGGGCTGGGAGCAACTGCAGCACCTGGCCAGCGAGGCAGACATCTGCAAGATTGCTGACTGCCTGGTAAAGATCCCCATCCCTCAACTCCCCCCATCCCCCACCCCAAAACcccccctgctccagcagaaagGAGGGGGGGGGCACTCTGCAGGTGCCACCCACACCCTggtgctctctgcagcttcagAAGGGGGGCAGCGCCCTGGAGCAATACCTGCAGCAGAGCGTGCAGCACCTGCGCAGCCCCCAGCCGCGCGTGCGGGAGGCTGCCGTGCGCTTCCTGGGTGAGTCCCGGCCCCTATGGGTCCCCCTCCCTCTGATCCCTGGGTGAATGCTGCGGGGTCGGTGTGCAGGGGGTGGCAGGGGTCCTGAGGGAGTCACTGGAGTACCGTTGGTGTTCTTGGAGGTTATTGGGGCGCTGTTGGAATCACTAGGGTACCATGGGGTTATTGGGCGTCATTGGGGCACCACTGGGATTCTTGGGGGTCATTGGGGCACCGTGGGGGTCCCCGTGGCACTGCGGTGTCCTTGGAagccatggggacaccatgggggTCCCTGGGTGCACCGTGCGGTCCCTGATGGTGGCCATGTGCGCAGGGCTCCTGGCTCGGGAGATGAAGAATGAGAACCCGGAGAAGCTGCCGGACATCCGCAGAGgtgagctgctgcctccctATCCCACGTGCCCCGGGCAGCGCTGCGCAGGGCCGACGTGGTGACGCAGCGCCGCTCCGCTCcattgcagccctgcagagcctgaAGAAGGACAGCGAGCCGGCAGTGAGCTCCCTGGTGGGGCAGACATTGCTGATCCTCAGCAAGCTGGAAGGCGTGCCGCCCACCAGGCCCAGGGACGGAGTCCTGTGCCGCTGGCTCCGGAGGATGCTGGGGAACTAGTGTCACGCAGACAGGGAGCAGTCTTTGTTGGTGTTACATGTAGAGCTGAAATAAAGGAGCTGTTGTGTTGGAGCTGCTCCGTGTCTCGGGGTTTGCTGTTGTGCTGCGTCGTCAGCTGCGCAGCGTCGCTGCGCGGATCGGATCCCCTCTGTGCGGAGTAACAAAGTGCTCGAGGGAGGCGTTCCCCATTCTGCTCCTCATTGCCACACGAACCCCAATCCCAACAACCACAAACCCAAAGCTAACTATAACCTCAACCCAACCCCACACAGACATACGGACGTGGGTCAGATCTCATGCATTGAGGTACACAGATGAGCACTCACACAAAGTGCGCCAGCAATGCCGCTCcgggggagcagaggggaagccTGGGGGTTGGGGTGTTTGTGATGCGGGGCCGTGGGGCCGTGCGGGGCTGCGGGCTCTGGCCACGGCCGGAGCACATCCCCTCCCTCCCGCACTCCCGGTCCGGCCGCACGCGGAGCACAGAGATGTGGGGCGCTGGCTGGGTGCCACCGGGGCAGCGCCCCCTGCTGGAGGGGCGGCCCGCGCTTTCCGACCCTTGCATCATCCTCCCGCTCACCTCGCCCCTCCGCTCTCATTGGTTCACCTCCACGTGACATTAAGACTAAGCGGGGCGCTGATTGGCCGAAGCTGACGCAGCGTTGCGTCATGCGGAGGTTAGAAAAGGGGCGCGCGGCTGAGGGGGCGGTGCAGAGCGGCGGAACAGCGAGAGGACGATGCGGCTGAGAATGATCGGAGCGCAGCGAGAGGGGCGGGGCCGCGAGGAGCCGGGGCCGGGCAGGAAGGTGCGGGGGAGTCCGGGAGGGGTCTCCAGGGTGGGGAACTCCCAGGGGGAGGGGTTCCGGGGGCGAGTTCCTTGGGNNNNNNNNNNNNNNNNNNNNNNNNNNNNNNNNNNNNNNNNNNNNNNNNNNNNNNNNNNNNNNNNNNNNNNNNNNNNNNNNNNNNNNNNNNNNNNNNNNNNNNNNNNNNNNNNNNNNNNNNNNNNNNNNNNNNNNNNNNNNNNNNNNNNNNNNNNNNNNNNNNNNNNNNNNNNNNNNNNNNNNNNNNNNNNNNNNNNNNNNNNNNNNNNNNNNNNNNNNNNNNNNNNNNNNNNNNNNNNNNNNNNNNNNNNNNNNNNNNNNNNNNNNNNNNNNNNNNNNNGCTTTGGGAGCCCCCGCTCTGTGCCACGGAGGGGGACCCGCCCGGCGCGCGTGACCCCGCTGCCGCCCCGCAGGCGTCCAGGAGGAAGAGCGTCCTCGTGGGGCAGCAGACGTGAGAGCTGCGGGGAGCGGGGGGACACAGCCCTGTTCTGCTTCTCCTCCCCCACCGTCGTGTCCCTCCATACCCGGgcgtccccttcatcacgggCGCCGATGGCCGCCGCCGGAGAGCCGCTGTCCGGGGAACTGCCCGCCTGgttcctggagctgcaggagctgttgGCGGCGGCGGAGCCCCTCGAGCCCCCCACCCGCGGGGGGTCACAGCAGGTGAGCAGCACAGGGCCCGCTGGGGACGGACCGATGGATGGAGCCCCATCACCGCTTCCTCCCCTGTCCCCGCAGGAAGAAGAGCCGGCCCTGCCGTGGGGCGCGGGGGTGGGGGGTGGCCCGGCCTGCTGCGAGCTGGAGCAGGCGCCGAGTGCGGAGCTGCCGCAGCTCCTGGGCCCGGACAGTGCAGTAAGCACAGCGCCAGAGCCCCCCCTGCCCCACGGGAGCCCCCGCGGGCCCGGGCAGGTGGAGCCGGGGACCACGGTGCGTGGGGTGAAGCGGAAgcgtggggggggggagcagcagggcGAGCAGCGCGTGCGGCAGCTGAGCGCACACAATGAGCGGCTCCGGCTCGAGGTCGGGCGGCTGAGCGCAGAGGTGCAGCGCGCGCGGGCAGCGCTGATCGAGCGTGTCCTCAGCCTCCACCGTGCTTAGCGGGACAGGACACCCCACGGCACTcggggggcagccccacagcacggACTGATTGCTTCTAGCACCCCTGTACAGCATCTATGTTTTATTACACACATAGTGTCACTGGCAGCGTGATCTCGTTGCGTTACTTCTTCCCTTGGGCCCTGGGACCATCAGGGCTCACGTTCTGGGCCAGCGCCAGCTCCCGCTTCAGTGCCAGCAGCTTGCCCACCTCGCTGTCGATGCATGCCCTGTCCGCCCCACTCGCCTTCAGCCGCCGCACGCAGTCTCCCTGGAAAGCAGAGGgtgagggctgggggggggTTGGGTGGGAAATGGGGGGCAGTGGAGCCAGTTGTCCCCCTACACGCACCTGCTCAGCCACTTGCTCTGTCAGCTCCTGGATGCGGCTAGGGTCGCCGGCAGCCACGCTGGGCACCAAGGGGGAATCTGGCTGCGTGGGGGGAGCGGGGGGCTTTGCCTGTGGAAGGATTGAGAGAGACAGAGATATCTGGGTCCTGcgctgtgctgggcagagggGCGCAGGAACAGCACCCAGGGAGcttgggaaggaggggaaacaGAAGAGGCAGAGGGATGAGGAGGTGCCATGGTAGAGGAGCGCTACTGCGGGGGCTTGGGAAGGAGAGAtgggaaggaaagcaggaaagcagagagagacAAGGAGGTGCCATAGCAGGGGAGTGctactggggggggggggggctagggctgaggaaggaggagaaaacaggagAGACAGAGGGATGAGGAGGTGCCAAGGCACAACAGCACTACGGTGGGACCTTGGGCTGGGGAAGGAGTGGGAAAAAGGAGAACCAGaagaggcagagggaggaggtGCCATGGCTGAGCAGCCCCCACTCACCTGCCCAGCCCCGAAGCGCTTGCGGAGGGCATTGATGCGCTCACTCTCCAGCTTCTGGAAGAGCGGACTCACCTGGGGCCAAGGAGAAGggggctgagcactgcagccccCCATCCCACTCCCACCCCCTGCCCGGTGCTGCCCCCATACCGTGCCCACGCGGTGGCCGGGCGGCAGGGTGCAGGTGAAGACGTGGCCGAGCACCAAGCTCTCCAGGGGCATGCAGAGTTGTGCCTGGATGGCTGCACTGACCGCCGGCATGTAGGGCTGCACCAGCACGGCCAGCAGTGCCGCCACGTTCACCGCCACGCCAGTCACGGTGCCGGCACGCTGCCTGCGGGGCATGA of Numida meleagris isolate 19003 breed g44 Domestic line chromosome 7, NumMel1.0, whole genome shotgun sequence contains these proteins:
- the LOC110402907 gene encoding maestro heat-like repeat-containing protein family member 7 isoform X1 — encoded protein: MAERAAPRPSEAKEKHRAPPEPAAAPLDASKPAVYALEPEAVDTIEAFVRSTEKDKEQKMKFLRSICTVCNTAAERNMVQGLSVFCCCNELAKNITELLAEEPRAKLCFQLWQLAMAAITALSTVKAALEEKIHLLVVCFQSILLFPSEQDLNVSLYSETLKALDRMLHTLVFVHPSASVGKELHSIFQVLLPFTCSQSAAVRQRVVGRFWKLSHSLVHFCQGRPHRSLGRTSSVRYQELHVPMLGRLVGSLLLCCAFPEDRTHFLALQALRQLYTFILGRTRKATAADRLHPSQTSHGAKRGWHCVGCCSEQPRSGTPWGRGAAPHGPALGVGAAVPLPTQCSHLTYHGLFSFPGWEARSEEQDKLKQWEADHEFSLSWTTNTTIILQSFVKHLHSWEKTDLFLVALWGMRDCSNYNTQVATTMLSILMLYFNPTADDVQRILMEIHRSRKLITEQRAQTTIEGTLSWLANSSPRAVTLSLLRCSPTCNKDTWELWEMALSLVSVVPQMVQELLQLLEIAPLDQETKTGGLPLAATTVLHKILQCRKYGAEVRLFFPELFVALIFQLVSSRELAPLEETTVNEDQFRPSAPAPAIRTVLEVMHSLLLCAELDQLVCSMDRHQLWKGLLGSATWQSGLHSLSRMMVRTCRGQCARVFSHLQKLLQNNELQWREVPAITFYMELRSCEELQEEDTCAQKIFKKYTCSKQLKSRELALHGLRGLYAGRMQLLLPDALQWLQNTRADIKVQAMQLLQDIAAQHPASMRSVLSQLATQLLCCFNEDSVEVRSCSMELFAVLLTVPGKRQLLPQAERSLLPLFIRMNEDFPSVAQAAQNALTHAAKLLGWEQLQHLASEADICKIADCLLQKGGSALEQYLQQSVQHLRSPQPRVREAAVRFLGESRPLWVPLPLIPG
- the LOC110402907 gene encoding maestro heat-like repeat-containing protein family member 7 isoform X2 — translated: MAERAAPRPSEAKEKHRAPPEPAAAPLDASKPAVYALEPEAVDTIEAFVRSTEKDKEQKMKFLRSICTVCNTAAERNMVQGLSVFCCCNELAKNITELLAEEPRAKLCFQLWQLAMAAITALSTVKAALEEKIHLLVVCFQSILLFPSEQDLNVSLYSETLKALDRMLHTLVFVHPSASVGKELHSIFQVLLPFTCSQSAAVRQRVVGRFWKLSHSLVHFCQGRPHRSLGRTSSVRYQELHVPMLGRLVGSLLLCCAFPEDRTHFLALQALRQLYTFILGRTRWEARSEEQDKLKQWEADHEFSLSWTTNTTIILQSFVKHLHSWEKTDLFLVALWGMRDCSNYNTQVATTMLSILMLYFNPTADDVQRILMEIHRSRKLITEQRAQTTIEGTLSWLANSSPRAVTLSLLRCSPTCNKDTWELWEMALSLVSVVPQMVQELLQLLEIAPLDQETKTGGLPLAATTVLHKILQCRKYGAEVRLFFPELFVALIFQLVSSRELAPLEETTVNEDQFRPSAPAPAIRTVLEVMHSLLLCAELDQLVCSMDRHQLWKGLLGSATWQSGLHSLSRMMVRTCRGQCARVFSHLQKLLQNNELQWREVPAITFYMELRSCEELQEEDTCAQKIFKKYTCSKQLKSRELALHGLRGLYAGRMQLLLPDALQWLQNTRADIKVQAMQLLQDIAAQHPASMRSVLSQLATQLLCCFNEDSVEVRSCSMELFAVLLTVPGKRQLLPQAERSLLPLFIRMNEDFPSVAQAAQNALTHAAKLLGWEQLQHLASEADICKIADCLLQKGGSALEQYLQQSVQHLRSPQPRVREAAVRFLGESRPLWVPLPLIPG
- the LOC110402723 gene encoding DNA damage-inducible transcript 3 protein-like isoform X2, which encodes MAAAGEPLSGELPAWFLELQELLAAAEPLEPPTRGGSQQEEEPALPWGAGVGGGPACCELEQAPSAELPQLLGPDSAVSTAPEPPLPHGSPRGPGQVEPGTTVRGVKRKRGGGEQQGEQRVRQLSAHNERLRLEVGRLSAEVQRARAALIERVLSLHRA
- the LOC110402723 gene encoding DNA damage-inducible transcript 3 protein-like isoform X1; its protein translation is MAAAGEPLSGELPAWFLELQELLAAAEPLEPPTRGGSQQVSSTGPAGDGPMDGAPSPLPPLSPQEEEPALPWGAGVGGGPACCELEQAPSAELPQLLGPDSAVSTAPEPPLPHGSPRGPGQVEPGTTVRGVKRKRGGGEQQGEQRVRQLSAHNERLRLEVGRLSAEVQRARAALIERVLSLHRA